The Candidatus Amarolinea dominans region GTTCCTACCTGGTCAAGTGGACAGGTTGCTGCGATCGAGCAACTTTGCGCGGCTGCGTGCGAATTTTGCCATGATGTATTCAGATCCCGGCAGCTTGAAGGCGATGCTCGGAACGCTTCAGGCGACTCTGCTCACCATGTTGGCCAGCCTGCTGGGATGAGTCCCGCAGCTATCTGCTGCCGCGTGAACTGGGGCCACGGCGCTCGCAGAACTGACGCCCTGGCCGTCCTAGAGCGTTTTCGTCTGCCAACCGGCGATGCCCCGGACGGCCGTATCGAAATTGACTCCCATCCGGAAGGCCTGTTCGACTTCCCGATTGGGATAGCCGAGCCGGTAGAGTTGCCGTTCCGGATCGTAGCCTTTGATGGTCAGATAGCCCGTCTGGTAGAGCAGGGGCAGAACCTGCAGCCGTTCGATGTCATAGCTGCTGAAGGCCAATTCGCCAACGTTCAGATCGTCCAGTTGTCGGATGTCGTAGTGCTGGTTTTGGATCAGTTGGATCAGGAAAGTGGGCGTGCCGCTCTCGAACCAGTAATTGCGGAAATCCTGGCCGTCCAGCAGGAGCAGTAGCGAAAAGGGATTGTACACCGTCTCGCCGCGGCGCGAAAAAGCGAAGCCGTTGTACCAGCTCCGTATCTCGGCCAGGATGGTGGACAGATCGCACCCCTCTCTATCGGCAAAGCTCTGCAGGTAGTCCCCGAAGTTTTGCTCGGTAGAAGCTTGCGCATGATTGCCTCCGTCTATCGAGTGCGTTGGACCGCATTCATTGTCCCGATTGCTCACCTCTCGTGCTGCAACGCTCGCCAGTTCGGCGCCTCGAGGCGCACCTCAGACGCTGAACAAATCTGCCACCTTGACCGCAAATCCGGCCAATACGCCCTCGCCGGTCAGCGTGTCATCTTCATTGAATTCCTCGATCATGGTGGGCGAATGAAAGACCAATACCTTGCGCGCCGACGGTTCGACGACCCAGACCCATGTCACACCGATGGCGAAGTATTCGGCCAACTTCTCGCGCAGGTCCTGCCAGCGGTCATCGGGTGACATGATCTCCACCACCAGGTCGGGCGCCACGGTCAGATAGCCCTTGACCGGCTGCGCCAGGCGGCTCGTCGAGATGAAGGCGATGTCGGCGGCGCGCACGCGATCCGGATTGCGCCGCGTGTAGATGCCAACCTCGCCGCCTGTGACTCGCCCCAGGCGCTGCCGACGCACGAAGGCGCGCAATTCACTTCCCAGGTTGAACTCAATCGTCCCGTGCTCATCGCCGGTTGGGGTCATGGTCACAATCCTCCCATCAATCAGCTCGCTCGGGCCGATGTCGCCCAGCGCCAGCAGTTCTTCTCCGGTTATCGGCTTCGTCGCCATCATGACACCCATCGCATCACCTCAATTTCCGCATCGAAGATCTATTCGATCCATTGCTCAATGGCGTTCAAGAATTCCTCGAAGCGCACTTTTTCACATAATCGGTGTTCGTCAGGATTTTCGAAGGGATGAATATGCCAACCAACAAAAGCATTGTCTGCTCCAAAAATGCGTTGGTTGTCTTGGATGAGCGTGTAGGAGCATGTGCTGTTGATCGGGTTGTAGTAGACGTCAATGAAGGCGTCAATGGTCAAGAAAACTCGCGTCTTCGTCACAGCGTTGTCCAGCACCCGAACATCGTAACTGACAACCAAAGCAGACTGGTCACAGATTCGGCGCAGACGTTCGATGAATTGGGATAGAGTCAAGCCAGCCATTGCAGGATGTCGTTCAGTTTCTTGCGGCGGGTTATCAAGCTGTCCCACTCGAAGTAATCACGTTCGATCCGGTATGAAGTTGGAGCCTGCAGTTCGCCGCTGCGACCACCTTTGGAACTGCTCGAAGTTCATT contains the following coding sequences:
- a CDS encoding Uma2 family endonuclease produces the protein MGVMMATKPITGEELLALGDIGPSELIDGRIVTMTPTGDEHGTIEFNLGSELRAFVRRQRLGRVTGGEVGIYTRRNPDRVRAADIAFISTSRLAQPVKGYLTVAPDLVVEIMSPDDRWQDLREKLAEYFAIGVTWVWVVEPSARKVLVFHSPTMIEEFNEDDTLTGEGVLAGFAVKVADLFSV
- a CDS encoding AAA family ATPase; translated protein: MSNRDNECGPTHSIDGGNHAQASTEQNFGDYLQSFADREGCDLSTILAEIRSWYNGFAFSRRGETVYNPFSLLLLLDGQDFRNYWFESGTPTFLIQLIQNQHYDIRQLDDLNVGELAFSSYDIERLQVLPLLYQTGYLTIKGYDPERQLYRLGYPNREVEQAFRMGVNFDTAVRGIAGWQTKTL